ACGTGAAGACCGGCTTCAATTTTGGATACTGGGCGTGGGCCCGGGGGCTTGGGCGCGAGCGGGGATGAACGATCCCGGCCCGCGCCGAGGCCCCGCCCATTGCCGGATCTCCGGCAGTGGGCGTTTCTATTCCTGAGGATGCCATGGTCATCGTCCTTCATCGCGACGCCACGCCCGAGCAGCGCCACGCGGTCGAAGCGCGCCTGCGCGACCTGGGATTCCAGGTCGTCTACTCCCCGAACGGGACGCAGGTGACGATGGCCGCCGTGGGCGAGGGGACGATACCGCCGCTCGACGAGATGCGCTCGCTGGCCGGCGTCGAGGAGGTCCGCCGCATCCCCTCGCCCTTCAAGCTCGCCAGCCGCGCCTTCCGCAAGGAGACGACGATCGTCCGGGTGGGGGACGTGGAGATCGGCGGAAACGCGATCGTCCTGATGGCGGGACCCTGCACCATCGAATCCGAGGAGCAGCTGGTCAAGACGGGCGCGGCGGTCCGCGCGGCCGGGGCGCGCATCATGCGGGGCGGCGCGTTCAAGCCACGCACCTCTCCCTATTCGTTCCAGGGTCTCGGGGAAGAGGGGCTCAAGCTGATGCGGCGCGTCGCCGACATGCACGGACTCCTCGTCATCTCCGAGGTGATGGACAAGAGCCAGATCGCCCTCATGGACAAGTACGTCGACATCTTCCAGGTGGGCGCGCGGAACATGCAGAACTATCCGCTGCTCCGCGAGCTGGGCAGCGTGGAGCGGCCGGTGCTGGTGAAGCGCGGCCTGGCCGCCACCGTGGACGAGTGGCTGATGAGCGCCGAGTACGTCATGTCGGGGGGGAACGATCGCGTGCTGGTGTGCGAGCGCGGCATCCGCGCCTACGAGACCTACACCCGGAACACCCTCGACCTGAACGCGGTGGCCGTGGCCAAGTCGCTCAGCCATCTCCCGGTGATCGTGGATCCGAGCCATGCCGCGGGGATCCGCGACAAGGTGCCGCCGCTCGCGCGTGCCGCGGTGGCGGCAGGTGCCGACGGACTCCTGGTCGAGGTGCACTACGATCCCGAGCGCGCCATCTGCGACGGCCCGCAGTCGCTCTTCCCGGATCAGTTCGCCGAGCTCACGGGGCAGATTCGCATGATCGCCGAGGCGGTGGGGCGCTCGCTGTGACGCGGCGCCGGCGCGGCGGCCCGGCCCCGCGGCGCGAAGGACCGCGCGGCAGCGGGACGCCCTCGCGCGGCGGGGACGGGCACGGCGCGGCGAGCCCTCACGCACGCGGACACAGCGCCCCCGCCGGAGCCACCCGCTGGACCCGCTGGGTGGCGTACGCCTTCATCGCGCTGTTCACGATCTACTGGGGCGCGCAGGCGTTCACGAGCCACCGGATCGGCAACTATG
This window of the Candidatus Binatia bacterium genome carries:
- the aroF gene encoding 3-deoxy-7-phosphoheptulonate synthase, with the translated sequence MVIVLHRDATPEQRHAVEARLRDLGFQVVYSPNGTQVTMAAVGEGTIPPLDEMRSLAGVEEVRRIPSPFKLASRAFRKETTIVRVGDVEIGGNAIVLMAGPCTIESEEQLVKTGAAVRAAGARIMRGGAFKPRTSPYSFQGLGEEGLKLMRRVADMHGLLVISEVMDKSQIALMDKYVDIFQVGARNMQNYPLLRELGSVERPVLVKRGLAATVDEWLMSAEYVMSGGNDRVLVCERGIRAYETYTRNTLDLNAVAVAKSLSHLPVIVDPSHAAGIRDKVPPLARAAVAAGADGLLVEVHYDPERAICDGPQSLFPDQFAELTGQIRMIAEAVGRSL